One genomic segment of Terriglobales bacterium includes these proteins:
- a CDS encoding Uma2 family endonuclease, giving the protein MGNIATPELLIARWNEMCRDPSLQDLPYKIELNAWGKVEMGPPAGVGHGRQQTEVAMQLQQQLKDGVVITECPVLTDIGVRVPDVVWASNAFRMQHKHSSPLPRAPEICVEIYSPSNVDAEIAEKTRAYREAGAHEVWIVAQNGSIRYIDPSGEMPRSRFPVAVSAPDVTTDYL; this is encoded by the coding sequence ATGGGAAACATAGCGACGCCTGAACTGCTGATCGCTCGTTGGAACGAGATGTGCCGCGACCCATCGCTGCAAGACCTGCCCTACAAGATCGAGCTGAACGCCTGGGGCAAGGTCGAAATGGGGCCGCCCGCGGGCGTGGGGCACGGACGCCAGCAAACCGAAGTCGCGATGCAGCTCCAGCAGCAGCTGAAGGACGGCGTGGTCATCACCGAATGCCCGGTCCTGACCGACATCGGCGTTCGCGTGCCGGACGTAGTTTGGGCCTCGAACGCCTTCCGCATGCAGCACAAGCATTCGTCGCCGCTACCGCGAGCGCCCGAAATCTGCGTCGAGATCTACTCCCCGTCGAACGTCGACGCCGAGATCGCCGAGAAAACTCGCGCTTACCGGGAAGCAGGCGCGCACGAGGTCTGGATCGTCGCGCAGAACGGATCGATTCGCTACATCGACCCCTCTGGCGAGATGCCGAGAAGCCGCTTTCCCGTGGCTGTCAGCGCACCGGACGTAACGACCGACTACCTGTGA
- a CDS encoding cupin domain-containing protein, with protein MKRENVVGRANVEDTPELEAYYRALEGEKLGALWNVANDIEPWYPQPKSIPTLWAWRKIERYVRDAARLVSAEKAARRVVMLVNPGRKEWSAASGLLYTGVQIMNPGEAASAHRHQASALRFVMEGRGAYTIVDGERLELGARDFVLTPNGTWHEHGVDASGTQCIWQDGLDIPLMNSLDANFYEVHPRVNQTPAPLSRENWSKPYSPVFLYKWDDAYREVKKLGRYEYSNPLTGGPVMPTMGASLELITNTSPFKRHTGSVVYQVATGRGWSEVGGQRFEWGEKDIFCVPSWTKYRHGARGEAVLFSFNDIPAMKALSLYRESHD; from the coding sequence GTGAAGCGCGAAAACGTCGTAGGCCGCGCGAACGTCGAGGACACTCCCGAGCTCGAGGCCTATTACCGCGCGCTCGAAGGCGAAAAGCTGGGCGCGCTGTGGAACGTCGCAAACGACATCGAGCCCTGGTATCCGCAGCCGAAGTCCATTCCGACGCTGTGGGCGTGGAGAAAAATCGAAAGATATGTAAGAGATGCGGCGAGGCTCGTTTCCGCCGAGAAGGCGGCGCGCCGCGTGGTGATGCTGGTCAACCCCGGCCGCAAGGAATGGAGCGCGGCCTCGGGCCTGCTCTACACCGGCGTGCAAATCATGAACCCCGGCGAGGCCGCGTCCGCGCACCGCCACCAGGCGAGCGCCTTGCGCTTCGTCATGGAGGGGCGCGGCGCGTACACCATCGTGGACGGCGAGCGCCTCGAGCTCGGCGCGCGCGATTTCGTCCTGACGCCGAACGGCACCTGGCACGAGCACGGCGTCGACGCGAGCGGCACGCAGTGCATCTGGCAGGACGGGCTCGACATCCCGCTCATGAACTCGCTCGACGCCAACTTCTACGAGGTTCACCCGCGCGTCAACCAGACCCCGGCGCCGCTGTCGCGCGAGAACTGGTCCAAGCCCTACTCGCCCGTGTTTCTCTATAAGTGGGACGACGCGTATCGGGAAGTGAAGAAACTTGGCCGTTACGAGTATTCCAATCCGCTGACCGGCGGGCCGGTGATGCCGACCATGGGGGCCAGCCTCGAGTTGATAACAAACACATCTCCTTTCAAGAGACACACCGGCAGTGTCGTCTACCAGGTCGCGACCGGCCGCGGCTGGTCCGAGGTCGGCGGCCAGCGCTTCGAGTGGGGGGAGAAGGACATCTTCTGCGTGCCGTCATGGACGAAGTACCGCCATGGCGCCCGCGGCGAGGCCGTGCTGTTCTCCTTCAACGACATCCCGGCCATGAAGGCGCTGTCGCTCTATCGCGAGTCGCATGATTAG
- a CDS encoding Rieske 2Fe-2S domain-containing protein produces the protein MISREQNELMTRIGPGAPAGKLLRRYWQPVALVDEMKGDRPVKAVRLFGEDLVLYKAGNQYALLQRHCPHRGADLAYGRIEPDGLRCSFHGWKFDGKGKCVETPAEPAGSRLCDHIKTLAYPVLEKSGILFGYLGEGAPPAFPDFDCFVAPDAYTFAFKGYWDCNWLQALEVGIDPAHASWLHKYFEDEDTAASYGKQFRGVPADSDLPISKVLREYDRPEIRVERTEYGMRLHTLRRISEAQTHIRVTNILFPQAFVIPMNAEMTITQFHVPVDDTGCYWYSIFTSFGAPVDKDTMRNQRLRTYPAPEYKPIHGRHNAWGFDALEQKSKTFTGMGFDINIHDQFACESQGPIADRTKENLGTTDKGIVLYRRLLLDAIRRNEAGEFVVADKGSGPPAIDGIGPTASIDEYWKQSDQTRRKRSAWAA, from the coding sequence ATGATTAGCCGCGAGCAGAACGAGCTCATGACGCGCATCGGGCCGGGCGCGCCGGCCGGCAAGCTGCTGCGCCGCTACTGGCAGCCGGTGGCGTTGGTCGACGAAATGAAAGGCGATCGCCCGGTCAAGGCCGTCCGGCTTTTCGGCGAAGACTTGGTTCTGTACAAAGCAGGCAATCAATACGCGCTACTGCAGCGCCATTGCCCCCACCGCGGCGCGGACCTCGCCTACGGCCGCATCGAGCCCGACGGCCTGCGCTGCTCGTTCCACGGCTGGAAGTTCGACGGCAAGGGCAAGTGCGTGGAGACGCCGGCCGAGCCGGCGGGCAGCCGGCTGTGCGACCACATCAAGACCCTCGCGTACCCGGTGCTCGAGAAGAGCGGCATCCTGTTCGGCTATCTCGGCGAAGGCGCGCCGCCCGCGTTTCCCGACTTCGACTGCTTCGTCGCGCCCGACGCCTACACCTTCGCGTTCAAGGGCTACTGGGACTGCAACTGGCTGCAGGCGCTCGAAGTCGGCATCGACCCGGCGCATGCGTCATGGCTGCACAAGTATTTCGAGGACGAGGACACCGCGGCAAGCTACGGCAAGCAGTTTCGCGGCGTGCCGGCCGATTCCGACCTGCCGATCAGCAAGGTGCTGCGCGAGTACGACCGCCCCGAGATCCGCGTCGAGCGCACCGAGTACGGCATGCGCCTGCATACCCTGCGGCGCATCAGCGAGGCGCAGACGCACATCCGCGTGACCAACATCCTCTTCCCGCAGGCGTTCGTGATCCCGATGAACGCGGAAATGACGATCACGCAGTTCCACGTGCCGGTCGACGACACCGGCTGCTACTGGTACTCGATCTTCACCAGCTTCGGCGCGCCGGTCGACAAGGACACGATGCGCAACCAGCGGCTCAGGACCTACCCGGCGCCGGAGTACAAGCCCATCCATGGAAGGCACAACGCCTGGGGCTTCGACGCGCTCGAGCAGAAGTCGAAGACCTTCACCGGCATGGGCTTCGATATCAACATCCACGACCAGTTCGCCTGCGAATCGCAAGGCCCGATCGCCGACCGCACGAAGGAGAACCTCGGCACCACCGACAAGGGCATCGTGCTCTACCGGCGGCTGCTGCTGGACGCGATCCGCAGGAATGAAGCCGGCGAGTTCGTGGTCGCCGACAAGGGCTCGGGGCCCCCGGCCATCGACGGCATCGGCCCGACCGCGTCGATCGACGAGTACTGGAAGCAATCGGACCAGACGCGCCGCAAGCGCTCCGCCTGGGCGGCATGA